TCGTAGGTCTGATCGAAAGCCTGGCATGACGCAACGGCACCGGCCAGCGCAAGGGCAAGCATCGCGCGCGCAACTGCCGCCCCGCGTCCTCTGCCAAAACCCTGATGCCGACCCACGCCCAGCATTCGTTCCATGCCCCTTCGCAACCCGCTTCCCGATCCGGAGAACACTCAGACCTGTCGACGTTCGGACCGTATCCGATTCGAAGACGAAGTACCCTCGCGTGTTCGGATTGTTGTCACGGCTTTCCGATGTATCGTGCCGATACCCGCTGGTCCTGAAAGGACCTTTCGCCGAGAGATAGACGCACTGCCCCTTGCCGACAACTCCCGATTCCAGAATCGGTTTTCAATGTGGCTCCGGTGACACAGCGTAGCGTCCAAAGTATGGCAATCCCTCGTCGGAAAAGCGTTATTCATCAATGCCAAGGAAGTCGGCCAGTGCGGGCAGCTCCCGGTGCGCAAGAAAAGCCTCGATCGGTGCCATTAGGGCGATCGCTCCGTTGTCGATGAACATTGCCTCATCGGCGAGACGCCGCAGGTCTTCGACCTGATGCGTGATGAACAGCAGCGTACTCCCCGTTTCAGTGCGAAGCTCAGACAGAAGTGCTGCCATGTCGGCGCGCATGGCCGGATCGAGTGCAGCGAAGGGCTCGTCGAGGAGCAGGATGGGGCGGCGGCGCACGAGCGCACGGGCAAGTGCCACCCGCTGCCGCTCTCCGCCCGAAAGCAGGGCTGGCATGCGATGTCCATAGCCGGCGAGACCGACGCGGGCGAGGGCCAATTCGACCTGCTCGCGCCCGGCCGCATCGAGGCGAAGCGACGGATCGACGCCGAGGCCAACGTTCTGGCTGACGGTGAGGTGCGCGAAAAGGTTGTTCTCCTGGAACACGATGGACACCGGGCGTGCTGCCGGTTCACGCCCATTCATGTCCTTGCCGAATATCGCCACGCTGCCTGAGCGAACAGGCTGGAACCCGGCAATGACGTTGAACAACGTCGACTTGCCGGCTCCGGACGGACCGGTGACGGCAACGCTTGCACCTTTGGTAATGGCGCAATTGAAGACGAGACGCTTTTGCTCGAACTGAACGGTGGCGGCCACAAGATCGATCGCAGGGACATCCGGGTTTGGGCGGGCGGGATCAACCATTCTCTTGCCCTGTGTTTTTTTCCCCTGCGGTGGACGGCAGCGTCAGCAGCAGGCAGATAGCACCCAGCAGTAGTGCGATTCCTGCCGCATCCGCCGTGCGATAGCTTCCCATCCGGCTGAACAGCAGCCAGGGTAAGGTAACAAACCCATCCGCACCGAAGATGGCGATTGCGCTGAGATCGCCAAGCGACAAGGCCATGGCAAAGGCGAAGGCTGTCATCAGCGGCCGCTTCAATGCCGGCAGATCAATCCACCTCACTCGATGCCACCCGGTGACACCGAGGCTGACAGAGAGCCGGCCCGTGCGGGCAAGATGCGTTCGGTAGGCCGGGCCTAGCACACGTACCACAAATGGCAGGGCCATAAGGGCATTGACGACAACCACGACGTAAGGTGCGAAGGGTCCCGTCGCGCCAAACTGGCGCAGCATCAGAAACCAGCCGGTCGCCACGACGACGGGCGGCACGAGCAGGATGAGCGAGCTTGTGGCCTGAAGCCCGCCCGCCAGATATCGTGCGGGCTTACCCCCGGACGCCGTAAGCTGCGGAACGGCAACGACGGGAAGTGCGATGGCGAGGCAGAGTGCGGCCGAAGTAGCTGAAATTGCAAGGCTGGTCAAAAAGGCCTGATGCAGCAACGGATCTGCCGCAAGGCGGGTCAGGTCGGCGGAAAGTCCTGACGTGACGATGGCGACAAACGGCGTGGCGGTAAAGAGCACGAAAGCCGAGATTGCGAGGCTGTCGGTGATCCTCCTTCGTTTCCCGTCGAAGCGTCGCACGATGCGGCCGCTCGTCGGCGCCTCTTCCGCCGGCGTTCCAAGCATCCGCATCAATGCCAGCAGCGTTCCGGTGACCACGATCTGCATCGCCGACAGGATCACTGCGCGCTGCGGATCAAAGTCGAACCGCAGTGCCTGATAGATCGCGACTTCGATCGTCGTCGCGGCCGGACCTCCACCGAGCGTAAGCACGATCGTGAAGCTCGTTGCGCAAAGCATGAAGATGAGGCCGGCAATTCCGGGCAGG
The Rhizobium sp. ARZ01 genome window above contains:
- the thiQ gene encoding thiamine ABC transporter ATP-binding protein, producing MVDPARPNPDVPAIDLVAATVQFEQKRLVFNCAITKGASVAVTGPSGAGKSTLFNVIAGFQPVRSGSVAIFGKDMNGREPAARPVSIVFQENNLFAHLTVSQNVGLGVDPSLRLDAAGREQVELALARVGLAGYGHRMPALLSGGERQRVALARALVRRRPILLLDEPFAALDPAMRADMAALLSELRTETGSTLLFITHQVEDLRRLADEAMFIDNGAIALMAPIEAFLAHRELPALADFLGIDE
- the thiP gene encoding thiamine/thiamine pyrophosphate ABC transporter permease, coding for MYTTSERTAIIGAGGIALGFILLFAGLSTAMLLLNAEGGTGGALFDAYLIRVARFTLVQASLSTLLSVVIAIPVACALARQRGFPGRTWIVRLSALPLGLPALVAALAIVEVWGRRGVVNEVLVLLGLDNPISVYGLAGILIAHVFFNLPLAARLMLAGLERIPAEYWLTSANLGMRPAAVFRLIEWPVIRGLLPGIAGLIFMLCATSFTIVLTLGGGPAATTIEVAIYQALRFDFDPQRAVILSAMQIVVTGTLLALMRMLGTPAEEAPTSGRIVRRFDGKRRRITDSLAISAFVLFTATPFVAIVTSGLSADLTRLAADPLLHQAFLTSLAISATSAALCLAIALPVVAVPQLTASGGKPARYLAGGLQATSSLILLVPPVVVATGWFLMLRQFGATGPFAPYVVVVVNALMALPFVVRVLGPAYRTHLARTGRLSVSLGVTGWHRVRWIDLPALKRPLMTAFAFAMALSLGDLSAIAIFGADGFVTLPWLLFSRMGSYRTADAAGIALLLGAICLLLTLPSTAGEKNTGQENG